Genomic window (Streptomyces sp. SLBN-31):
AGGCCCGTACTTGCGCCCGGTCCGTGAGGTGATCCCGCCCAGCAGCGCCCGCGGGGTGACCTTCACGAGCCCCATCAGCGCCTTGTACCGGGGGTCGGGGATCGACAACGACTTCCCCCGCGCCAGATCGCCCAGCGCCGACGCCACCAGCTTGTCCGCGTCGAGCCACATCCAGCCGGGGATGTTGTCGGTGCCCATCCCGGCCCGCTGGTGGAACTCCGTGCGCACGAAGCCCGGGCACAGCGCCATCAGCCGGACCCCGCTGCCCGCGAGGTCCTTCGCCGCCCCCTGGGTGAACTGCACGACCCACGCCTTGGACGCCCCGTACGTGCCGCGCGGCACGAAGGCGGCCACGGAGGCGACGTTGACGACCCCGCCGCGCCCCCGCTCCCGCATCGCCTCGGTCGCCGCCGACGTCAGTCGCAGGACCGCCTCGCAGTGGACCTTGAGCATCTTCAGCTCGTCGGCCATGGAGACGTCGAGGTAGCGGCCCTTGTTGCCGAAGCCGGCGTTGTTGACCAGCAGGTCGACGGGGTTATTCCTGTCGGCGAGGCGGGCGGCGACCGTTTCGATGCCGTCGTCCGTCGCGAGGTCGGCCGTGAGGACCTCGGCCTCGATGCCGTGCCGGTCGTGCAGCTCGGTCGCCTGCTCCCGCAGCCGCTTGGTGTCGCGCGCGACGAGCACCAGGTTGTGCCCGTCACCCGCCAGCCGCCGTGCGAAGGCCGCGCCGATGCCCGCGGTCGATCCCGTAATCAGAGCCGTTGTCATGGCCCAAGGGTAGTTACCCGGACCCGGCTATTCCGATCTCCGCCGGGTCTCGACGACGTCTCAGGAGCCATACGCCGCCCGGCACTTCCGCACCGACTCCTGCGGACACGGGCGGGAGACACTCAAAGCGGTGACGCATCAATCGGCACCGGGTAAAAGGATCTCTTATCCTTGACGGTGTGATCGAAGCCCGACATCTGCGCGTGCTGCGCGCCGTCGCCACCACCGGCTCCTTCTCCGCGGCTGGGCGCGAACTGGGCTGCACCCAGCCCGCTGTCAGCCAGCAGATGAAGGCCCTGGAGTCATCCGTCGGCACCCCGCTGCTCGTGCGCAGCGGGCGGGAGATGCGGCTGACCCAGGCGGGCGAGGCGCTCGTGCGGCACGCCAACGGCATCCTGGCCGGGCTCACCGCCGCCGAGGAGGAGGTGGCCGCCATCGCCGGACTGCGGGCGGGGCGCGTCCGGCTCGTGTCGTTCCCCAGCGGCAGCTCCACCCTCGTACCGGCCGCCCTCGCCGCCCTGCGCGCCGCCCATCCCGGCACCCGCGTCTTCCTGGAGGAGGCCGAACCGCCCGCGTCCGTGGAGATGCTGCGCGAGGGCGAGTGCGACGTGGCGCTCGCCTTCCGCTACGAGGGCGCGGCGGGCGCCGAGGAGTGGGACGACCTCGTCGTACGGCCGCTGCTGACCGACCGGCTCGTCGGACTGGTGCCGGAGCGGCACCGGCTCGCGGGGGCGGGTTCCGTCGGCATCGGGGAGCTGGCCGAGGAGCCCTGGATCGCCGGATGCCCGCGCTGCCGGGGGCAGTTGGTGGAGGTGTGCGAGGGGGCCGGCTTCACCCCCCGGATCGACTTCGCCACCGACGACTATCCGGCCGTCGTGGGCCTCGTCGGCGCCGGCCTGGGCGTCGCCGTCCTGCCGCAGCTCGCCCTGGAGTCCGTACGGCCGCGCCACGCGCGCGTGCTCACGCTCCGGCCGGCGGTGCGGCGCGAGATCGTGGCGCTGACCCTGCCCGACCTGGCCCAGGTGCCGGCGGTGGCGGCGACGCTGGAGCAGCTCGGGCGCGCGGCGGCCCGGCAGTAGGGAGGAGCCGCCGGGTGCCGGACGGGCGGGAGAGAGCCGGCCACGGCCGGGAAAGGGCCGGCCACGGCCGCGAAAAAGAAGGGCACGCGTACGTGCCCTTCTCGTCGGGAGCTCGGGGTCCGGGAGCTCGGTACCGCGGAATCGCAAAAACGTTCCTTCAGTTGTTCGAGACGCTGTCCCCGCTGCCGGCCATCGCCGAGACCAGCCGGTTCCGGGCCCGTCCCATCAGTTCTTCGCGCTCGTCCTCGGTCAGGCCGCCCCACACGCCGTACGGCTCCCTCACCGCCAGCGCGTGCGCCGCGCACTGCGCGCGCACCGGGCACCTCATGCAGACCTCCTTGGCCGAGTTCTCGCGAGCGCTCCGGGCCGCGCCTCGCTCGCCCTCCGGATGAAAGAAGAGCGAGCTGTCCACCCCGCGACAGGCGGCCAGGAGCTGCCAGTCCCACAGGTCCGCGTTCGGTCCGGGAAGGCGGGAGAAATCTGCCATTACGTGACCCCTTGTAGCCGTACTGAGCGGATACGGTGCCGACGACCGTGTAACTACGATCTAAGGAGATGAAAATATGACTCATTGCGAATCTAGCCTCAGACACCAGTAGATGGGAAGAAAAGGGGCCGAATGGGGCACCGGTTGTGATGAAACGTTGTGGGTCAGCCCCGCATGTCTGCACCGTGTCCGTGCCCTCACGTAGAGTGCCGAAGATGGCACACAGCCCCGTAACTCTTTCGAGTGACCGTCGTTGAGAGTGCGGTGGCGGTTGACGCAACAAGCGCTCGGGCGGGCGTCCGGGACGGTCGACCGCACAGGTGACGATTTCGTACCAGCCTGGAGGCTCAAGGTGACGTGCATCAGCTGCGGAGGGCGGCCATGACATCCGTCCTCGTCTGCGACGACTCCCCGCTTGCCCGAGAGGCGCTGCGCCGCGCGGTCGCGACCGTACCCGGCGTCGAGCGCGTGACGACCGCGGCCAACGGCGAGGAAGTCCTCCGCCGCTGGGGCGCGGACCGTTCGGACCTGATTCTGATGGACGTACGCATGCCCGGTCTGGGCGGCGTCGAGACCGTGCGCCGGCTGCTGTCGGCCGACCCCGGCGCGCGCATCATCATGCTGACCGTCGCCGAGGACCTGGACGGCGTGGCGCTCGCGGTCGCCGCCGGAGCGCGCGGCTACCTCCACAAGGACGCCTCGCGCGCGGAGTTGCGCGCGACCGTGACCCAGGCGCTCGCGGACCCGACCTGGCGGCTCGCCCCGCGGCGGCTGCGGTCCGCCGAGATGGGCGCGGCGCCGACGCTCACAGCGCGTGAGATCCAGGTGCTCGAAGGCATGAGCCACGGGCGGTCCAACGCGGAGATCGGGCGGGAGCTCTTCCTCTCCGAGGACACCGTGAAGACGCACGCGCGACGGCTGTTCAAGAAGCTGGGTGCGTCGGACCGGGCGCATGCGGTGGCGCTCGGCTTCCGGTGGGGTCTGGTTCGTTAGGCCCACCGGGGTGCCGCCTTCTGCCGCCTGGCGGCTGCGGGTTCGTTGTGGCTGGTCGCGCAGTTCCCCGCGCCCCTGAGGGGGCGCGGTTGCAGGGGTGGTCAAGCAGTCCCCTTGGTACCCGCTGCTCGTTTCGGCGCGGATGCCGCATCCTTGGAGATGTGGAGTCTCTCGGGGACGAGTCGGTCGAGCGGAAGGGGAGGGCGCAGGGGATGAGTGCCGGCGCACCTGCTCATAACGCTTCAGTGCACAACATCGGGCGTGGCGCCACGGATCCGACGGCCACAGGGCACCATGGACCGATGCGCGACGACGAGGCGGTCCAAGCCGCAGGGGCGATCGGGCCACTCGTCCATCGCGCCGTAGACGGGGACGAGCAGGCCACGCACGACCTGCTCGCCCATGTCCACCCGCTGGCGCTGCGGTACTGCCGCACCCGTCTGTCCCGCCTTCCGGGCGACGCGCGCCACTTCGTCGAGGACCTCGCACAGGAGGTCTGCGTCGCCGTCCTGCTCGCGCTCCCGCGCTACCGGGACACCGGGCGGCCCTTCGAGGCGTTCGTCTTCGCCATCGCCGCGCACAAGGTCGCCGACCTGCAGCGGGCGGCGATGCGGCATCCGGGCTCGACGGCGGTCCCGTCCGACGAGATGCCCGAGCGGCCGGACGACTCACTGGGCCCGGAAGAGCGCGCGCTGCTCAGCAGCGACGCCGAATGGGCCAAGAAACTGCTGGCCAACCTGCCGGAGAACCAGCGGGAGCTGTTGCTGCTGCGCATCGCGGTGGGCCTCACGGCCGAGGAGACCGGCCAGATGTTGGGAATGTCACCCGGAGCGGTCCGGGTGGCGCAGCACC
Coding sequences:
- a CDS encoding SDR family oxidoreductase; the protein is MTTALITGSTAGIGAAFARRLAGDGHNLVLVARDTKRLREQATELHDRHGIEAEVLTADLATDDGIETVAARLADRNNPVDLLVNNAGFGNKGRYLDVSMADELKMLKVHCEAVLRLTSAATEAMRERGRGGVVNVASVAAFVPRGTYGASKAWVVQFTQGAAKDLAGSGVRLMALCPGFVRTEFHQRAGMGTDNIPGWMWLDADKLVASALGDLARGKSLSIPDPRYKALMGLVKVTPRALLGGITSRTGRKYGPQ
- a CDS encoding LysR family transcriptional regulator; this translates as MIEARHLRVLRAVATTGSFSAAGRELGCTQPAVSQQMKALESSVGTPLLVRSGREMRLTQAGEALVRHANGILAGLTAAEEEVAAIAGLRAGRVRLVSFPSGSSTLVPAALAALRAAHPGTRVFLEEAEPPASVEMLREGECDVALAFRYEGAAGAEEWDDLVVRPLLTDRLVGLVPERHRLAGAGSVGIGELAEEPWIAGCPRCRGQLVEVCEGAGFTPRIDFATDDYPAVVGLVGAGLGVAVLPQLALESVRPRHARVLTLRPAVRREIVALTLPDLAQVPAVAATLEQLGRAAARQ
- a CDS encoding WhiB family transcriptional regulator translates to MADFSRLPGPNADLWDWQLLAACRGVDSSLFFHPEGERGAARSARENSAKEVCMRCPVRAQCAAHALAVREPYGVWGGLTEDEREELMGRARNRLVSAMAGSGDSVSNN
- a CDS encoding response regulator transcription factor produces the protein MTSVLVCDDSPLAREALRRAVATVPGVERVTTAANGEEVLRRWGADRSDLILMDVRMPGLGGVETVRRLLSADPGARIIMLTVAEDLDGVALAVAAGARGYLHKDASRAELRATVTQALADPTWRLAPRRLRSAEMGAAPTLTAREIQVLEGMSHGRSNAEIGRELFLSEDTVKTHARRLFKKLGASDRAHAVALGFRWGLVR
- a CDS encoding sigma-70 family RNA polymerase sigma factor yields the protein MRDDEAVQAAGAIGPLVHRAVDGDEQATHDLLAHVHPLALRYCRTRLSRLPGDARHFVEDLAQEVCVAVLLALPRYRDTGRPFEAFVFAIAAHKVADLQRAAMRHPGSTAVPSDEMPERPDDSLGPEERALLSSDAEWAKKLLANLPENQRELLLLRIAVGLTAEETGQMLGMSPGAVRVAQHRALSRLRALAEQ